The genomic interval AGAACTCCGCGAGGCCCGGTCAAGATGCAGATCCCGCCTGGGTCCGATAGCGGGACTGAACTCCGGCTGCGCGGTCGGGGTGTTCCACAATCTGCGGGCCATACCGCGGGAGATCTCTACGCGACGCTCCGCGTCATGATCGGCAAACCTGATGACGCGCTGAGCGATTTCGTCAGGGATTGGAAACCGCACGACGTCGTCAATCCGAGGGGCAAAATGGAGAGCGTGGC from Sphingomonas paeninsulae carries:
- a CDS encoding DnaJ C-terminal domain-containing protein encodes the protein MTLPISLSEAVLGGPIEVRTPRGPVKMQIPPGSDSGTELRLRGRGVPQSAGHTAGDLYATLRVMIGKPDDALSDFVRDWKPHDVVNPRGKMESVA